A region of the Pseudomonas sp. J452 genome:
GATGTTCACCGCTACATGGCGCAAGGTATCCAGCCAGTGCAGGTCGGTAGTGCTCCACTTCCAGCAGGCCAGGATCAGCCAGCTGCTCAGCAGCAGGATGAAGAAACCTTGTACCTGCTGATCGCGCAGCAGCGCCTTGAGATTGCCGCGCAGGGTGGAAACGTAGAGCACGAAGGGCAGGCTGCCGAGGATCATCACCACCACGGCCACCCAGTGCACCGCTGGTTCCTGCCATTTCGCCAGGGACGCGTCTGAGGTGGAGAAACCGCCGGTGGCGATGGCCGACATGGCATGGTTGATCGCGTCGAACAGGTTCATCCCGGCCAGCCAGAAGGCCAGCACCGACAAGCTGCTGAGGCCGACATAGGCCAGCACCATGTACTTGGCGACCATGTGCGAACGCGGCATGACCTTGTCCGAGCGATCCGACGATTCGGTCTGGAACAGACGCATGCCGCCGATGCGCAGCATCGGCAGGATGGCCACGGCCATGGCGATGAAGCCGATACCGCCGAGCCAGTGCAGCAGCGAGCGCCAGATCAGCACGCCGCGCGACATGCCGTCCAGGCCGGTGAAGATGGTGGCGCCGGTGGCGGTGATGCCGGACATGCTCTCGAAGTAGGCGTCGGTGAAGCTGACCTGCTGGGTAAAGACAAACGGCAGGGCGGCGAAGATCGACACCAGTACCCAGCTCGATACCGTCAGCATGTACATGTCGCGCGGGCGCAGTTGCGTGTTTTGCGGGCGTCCCTGGGCGACCATGGTGATACCGGCGATAAAGGTGATCAGGCTCGACCAGAGGAATGCATTGATGCCCTGCGGCTGCTGGTAAACCAGCAAGGTGGCGATCGGCACCAGCATGGCGATGGCCAGGGTGACCAGGAAGATGCCGTTGATGAACGCCAGGGTGCGCAGGGTCGGCAGGGTCATGGCTGGCCTTTGGCGCAGGCGCTCAGGGTGGTGGCAGACTGGCGCATCAGTGTTTCCAGAAGGCGCGGGTGAACAGCACCAGCACGGTGAGAATTTCCAGACGGCCGAGCAGCATGCCGATGGTCAGCAGCCACTTGGCCGCATCCGGCAGGGTGGAGAAGTTGCCGGCCGGGCCGATGGTCGGACCGAGGCCCGGGCCGACGTTGCATACCGCCGTGGCCGCGCCGGTCAGGGCGGTGACCCAGTCGAGGCCGACCAGGGTCAGGCCGAGGGCGATCACGCCGATGGTGATGGTGAAGAAGAACGAGAAGGTGATCAGCGAGCGGACGATGTCTTCGTCCAGGTTGTGGTTGTTGTACTGCTGCTTGATCACCGCCCGTGGGTGCACCAGCTGCTGCAGGTTGGCCTTGAGCAGGACGAAGGCGACCTGGAAACGGAAGATCTTCAGGCCGCCCGAGGTAGAGCCGGAACAGCCGCCGACAAAGGTCAGGTAGAAGAACAGCAGCACCGCGAAGCTGCCCCAGGTGGTGTAATCACCGAGGGCAAAGCCGGTGGTGGTGACCACCGAGGTGACGTTGACCGCGACGATGCGGAAGGCGTCCAGCCAGGCGTGATCGGAGTTGGCCCATAGCCAGGTGCCGAACACCAGCCAGGTCAGCAGCAGGAAACCGAGGAAGCCGCGGACTTGATGGTCGCGCAGCAGCGCTCGGCGATGACCGCGCAGGGTGGCGACATAGAGGGTGAAGGGCAGGCCGCCGACAATCATGAACAACACGGCGACCCAGTGCACCGCCGGTTGCTGCCAGTTGGCCAGGGACGAGTCAGAGGTGGAGAAGCCGCCGGTGGAAATCGAGGCCATCGAGTGGTTGATCGCCTCGAACGGGGTCATGCCGGCGGCCCAGAAGGCCAGGAAACCGAGCAAGGTGAACGCCAGGTAGATCAGCAGAATGTACTTGGCTGCCATGTGCGAGCGCGGCATGACCTTCTCGCCCCAGTCCGAGGACTCGGTCTGGAACAGGCGCATGCCGCCGACGCGCAGCAGCGGCAGGATCGCCACCGCCATGCCGATGAAGCCGATGCCGCCGAGCCAGTGCAGCATCGAGCGCCAGATCAGGATGCCCGGCGACATGCTGTCCAGGCCGACAAAGATCGTGGAGCCGGTGGTGGTGATGCCCGACATGGTCTCGAAGAAGGCGTCGGTGTAGCTGATATGGGCGATCAGCACCATTGGCAGGGCGGCGAAGGCGCACACCACCACCCAACTGGCAGTGGTCAGCAGGTACATGTCGCGCGGGCGCAGGTGCATGTGCTGCGGTCGGCCGCGAATCACCAGGGCCAGGCCGGCGATAAAGGTGATCAGGCTCGACCAGAGGAATTCGTTCAGGTCATCGGTGCGGTCGAATGCCAGCAGAGTGAGCATGGGCAGAGCCATGCTCACGGCCAGGGTGATGAGGAAAATGCCGATGATGAAACCGATGATGCGCAGCGTCGAGAAAGCCATGAAGCAGCTCGGTGGGCGAGGAAGGCGGCATTCTACCTGCAGGCGCGTTGCTCTAGAAGCGTTGGCGCTCTGCGCTGGCAGGCTGTCCGGTACGGGGATGTTTGACCATAGCAGGGCGAGGCGCAGGCTGCGTCGCGGTCGCGCCGAAACGGCAATAGACCCTAGAATGCCAGCCTGACCTGCCTGGAGATGACCGATGCAAGCTCTCGATCTATTGCTCAACCGTGTTTCCGTCGGCCGTCTGCTGGAGCCGGCGCCGGATGCGGCGCAGCGTGAGCTGCTGTTTCGGGCCGCGCTGCGTGCGCCGGATCATGGTCAGCTGCGGCCCTGGCGTTTCCTCACTATCGAAGGTGCGGCCCGCGCCAAGCTCGGCGAACTGTTCGCCAGCGCGCTGCAGGCGGGCAATTCGGAGGTCAAGAGCGAGGCACTGGACAAGGCCCGCGCCATGCCACTGCGTGCGCCCCTGCTGGTAGCGGTGATCGCCCGTCTGACGGCCCCGCACAAGGTGCCGGAGCAGGAGCAACTGCTGTCTGCCGGTTGCGCTGCCCACGGCATGCTGCTGGCCGCCCATGCGCAAGGCCTGGGCGCCATGTGGCGCACCGGTGAGCTGTGTTACAACGCCCAGGTCATGACCGGCCTGGGCCTGGCGGCCAATGAGCGCATCGTCGGCTTCCTCTACCTCGGCAGCGTCGAAGGCGAGCGGCGCACGCCGCCGGCGCTGGCCCCGGCCGATTTCGTCGACAGCTGGCAGGGCTGATGCAAACCGTAGCCCGGATGTAATCCGGGGACGGAGTTAGCTGTTCCCCGGATTGCATCCGGGCTACGGTCATTCGAGCCTACCGGCCAGGCACTGAGCTGCAATCGCTATTTCTACCCTAGAGTTCTGACACCTCAGCCCTTGCTTTGCATATAGGCCTTCCAGCCGCCGAAGTGGGTGATGTCGACGGCCCCTGCGAGCCCGTACGGCTCGCAGATAAAACCGGTTTCCCAGCTGCCGTCGGCCAGCTGCACCTTGCCCAGGCCCAGCGGCGCGGGGATGCCGGTGAGGAACGAGCCCAGTTCGGCGCTCGGCAGTTCCCAGACTTCCACGGCGATGGCCACGCCGCCTTCGGCGACCCGGACCATGCCCGGACGAAACGGCGGGCCGCCGGCCAGGGCGTACAGCTGGTAGTCAGGCGAGCTCCGGGTGGCCTGCAGCAGGCGGCCGCCACGTTGCTTGAGCTGCCAGTTCAGCGGCAGGCCGTCCAGATGCGCGCCGCACACCACCACGCGGGCGCGGTCGTTACGGGCGAGGGTGGCCGGTACCTGGGCATCCAGGCTGCGCTCACCGGATAGCGGCAGGCCGTGCTGGCGCTGCAGGCCGTCGGCGAGGCCAAGCAGGTACTGGTCGGTGAAGGCGCGGCCGAACAGGGTCACGCCCCAGGGCAGGCCGTTGGCCATGAAACCGGCCGGTACCGCGACTGCGGCGTAGTCGAGCATGTTCATGAAGTTGGTGTAGTAGCCCAGGTCCGAATTGCGCTTGACCGGCTCGGCGTGCAGCTCGTCCAGCGTCACCGGACGCGGGTAGGCCGGGGTGAGGATGCAGTCGACCTCGGCGAGGATGCGGTCACAGATTGCCTTGAGCGCCTGCAGGCGGTACTGCGCGCGGAAGGTGTCGACGCCGCTGACGCCGGGCGCCTGTTCCAGCACGGCCTTGATCACCGGCAGCACGGCGTCCGGCTGCTGTTCGATCAGCGCGCCGGCGACGCTGTAGCGCTCGGCGACCCAGGGGCCTTCATAGAGCAGGCGCGCGGCTTCGAGGAAGGGCGCGAAGTCGATTTCAACCGCTTCGCCGCCGAGCGCTTTCAGCTGTTCGATAGTGTTGGCGAACAGCGCCGGGCTTTCTGCGCAGCCGAGAAATTCCAGCTGTGTGGGTACGCCGAAGCGGAAGCCCGCGCGCGGTTTGCCGAAGGCGCTGGCATCGTTCCACAGCGGGTTGGCGCGGCTGTATTCGTCACGCGCATCCAGCTTGGCGGTCAGCGCCAGCAGTTGGCTGGCTTCAAAGGCGGTGGCGGTGAAGTAGGTGACGCAGTCCAGGGTACGGCAGGCGGGCACCAGGCCAGCGGTGGAAATCAGGCCCTTGGTGGCTTTCAGGCCGACCAGGTTGTTCAGCGCCGCCGGCACGCGGCCGCTTCCAGCGGTATCGGTGCCGAGGGCGAAACTGGCCACACCGAGCGCCACGGCCAGGGCCGAGCCGGCGCTGGAGCCGCCGGACGGGTAGGCCGGGTGCAGGCTGTTGCGGCATTCGCCATACGGGGATCTTGTGCCGTTAAGGCCGGTGGCGAACTGGTCGAGGTTGGTCTTGCCCATGGGCACGGCGCCGAGGGCGATCAGCTGTGCGACCAGGGTGGCGCTGGTGTCCGGTACATAGGCGAAGGCCGGGCAGGCGGCGGTGGTCGGCACGCCGGCCAGGTCGATGTTGTCCTTGATGGCGAAGGGCACGCCGAACAGCGGCAGCTCGGCCGGCGATTTGCCGTCCAGCGCAGCCAGGTAGGGTTCCAGCTCTGCCAGGCTGAGCAGGTGGATAAACAGCTTGAACTCGGGGTTGAGCGCGGCGGCCTGCTCGTGCAGGGCGCTGATCAGCTGGCGCGGGGTCAGGCTGCCGTCGCTGTAGGCGGATTTCAGGGCGCCGAGGCGCAGATCGAATTGATGACTCATGCTCAGTTCCTTCTCGGAAATTCAGGCTTGCACAATCAATTCCCTCTCCCATTGATGGGAGAGGGTTAGGGAGAGGGTGGATGAGTCAGGCAACTGATTAGCCTGTCGGAAATCGCGCCCTCTCCCCCGGCCCCTCTCCCGCAAGCGGGAGAGGGGAGCAAAGCGGTTCACGCTTCTTCCAGCACCACCACGCGCTGCCCGGCGCGCACTGGCGAGCCAGGCTGCACGCGCACCTCGCGCACCACGCCGTCGCGTGGGGCGAGCAGGGGGATTTCCATCTTCATCGACTCGAGAATCACCAACACGTCGCCGGCTTTCACCGTGCTGCCTGCCTCGACCTGCACCTGCCAGAGGTTGCCGGCAATGTGGCTGTCGATGCTGTGCTGGCCGGCCGAAAGCGGCGCGTCGTCGTCCAGTTCAGCGACTACTTCCTCGCTTTCGTAGTGGGCCTGGCCGGAGGCGATCCAGCGCTGGCGTTCGGCGTCGAAGGCGGCGCGTTGCTGGGTGCGGAAGGCGTCGATGCCCTCGGCTTCCTCGGTGAGGAAGTCTTGATAATCGGCCAGGGCCAGTTCGCTGTCTTCGATGCGCAGCTCATAACGGCCGAGCGGGAAGTCGCGGCGGATCTGCAGCAGTTCCTCGGCCCCCACCGGGTAGAAGCGGATCTGGTCGAAGAAGCGCAGCAGCCAGGGCTTGCCGTGGAAGGCGGCGACTTCGCGGTAGCGGTTCCACATCTGCAGGGTGCGGCCGACGAACTGGTAGCCGCCGGGGCCTTCCATGCCGTACACGCACATGTAGGCGCCGCCGATGCCCACCGAGTTCTCGGCGGTCCAGGTGCGCGCCGGGTTGTACTTGGTGGTGACCAGGCGGTGGCGCGGGTCCAGCGGGGTGGCCACCGGCGCGCCAAGGTAGACGTCGCCGAGGCCCATCACCAGGTAGCTGGCGTCGAACACGGTGCGGTACACCTCGTCGAGATTGGGCAGGTCGTTGATGCGGCGGATAAATTCCAGGTTGCTCGGGCACCAGGGCGCGTCCTTGCGCACCGTGGTCATGTACTTGTCGATGGCCAGCTGGCAGGCCGGGTCATCCCAGGACAGCGGCAGGTGCACGATGCGCGACGGCACCTTGAGGTCCTGGGCATTGCACACCGCGTCCCATTCGCCGGCGACGGTGTCGAGCAGTTGCTGCAGGGGCAGGGTTTCCGGCTGGTAGTGCACCTGCAGTGAGCGGATGCCGGGCGTCAGGTCGATCACGCCCTTGAGCTGCTTGGCTTCCAGCGCCTGCATCAGTGCATGGCCACGGAAGCGCAGCACCAGGTCCAGCTCGGCCTGGCCGATTTCCAGCAGCAGGTGGGTGTCGCCGGAGAGGCGAGCGACCAGGCGTTTGTCGGCTTGGCCTATGTCGAGGACGATGGGGGAGGTGAGCGCACTTGCTTGTGTAGGAGCGAGCTTGCTCGCGATCAGCGATACCGAAGGATCGCCAGCAAGCTGGCTCCTACAAAGGCTCGCGCATTCGAGGCTTTTCGCTTTGGCCAGCTCCCGCGCCGTAGCGATATCAACCGGGATGAACCGGACCTTGTCGCCCGCCTTGAGCTGCCCCAGCTGCCACAAATCCGCCTCGATGATGGTCACCGGACAGACGAAGCCGCCCAGGCTCGGGCCGTCCGGGCCGAGGATCACCGGCATATCGCCAGTGAAGTCCACCGCACCGATGGCGTAGGGGTTGTCGTGGATATTCGACGGGTGCAGGCCGGCTTCGCCGCCGCTGTCGCGCACCCACTCCGGTTTCGGGCCGATCAGGCGCACGCCGGTGCGGCTGGAGTTGAAATGCACTTCCCAGTCGGTGGTGAGGAAGGTGTCGATATAGGCCGGGGTGAAGTATTCCGGTGCGCCGTGCGGGCCGTAGATCACGCGGATTTCGCGGACGGCGGGCAGGGCAGTGCACAGCGCGGTGGGCAGTTGCGCGCCAGCCTTCAGATCGCTCAATGCCGGGATATGCAGCACATCGCCGGCACGCAGGGCGCGGCCGCCGTGGCCGCCGAACTGGCCGAGGGTGAAGGTGCTTTTGCTGCCCAGGTACTCGGGCACCTGCAGGCCGCCGCGGAGGGTCAGATAAGAGCGTGCGCCTGAACCAGCGATAGTGCCGAGGCTCAGGGTGCTGCCGGCCTTGATCAGCAGCGCGGTGTTCATCGGTTGCTCGGCGCCATCCAGGGTCAGCGGAATCGCCGCGCCGGTTACTGCGACCACCGCATCGGTATTGAAGCGCAGCAGCGGGCCACTCATGGTGATTTCCAGGCCGGCGGCGCCTTCGTTATTGCCCAGCAGGCGGTTGCCCAGGCGCAGCGCGCGGTCGTCCATCGGTCCCGATGGCGGCACGCCGACGGCCCAGTAGCCGAGGCGGCCGGGGAAGTCCTGCACGGTGGTCTGGGTGCCGGCGCTGAGCACCTCGAAGGTGTTGGCCTGATAAACCAGACCTTCCAGGCAGCGGGTCCAGGGCGAGCCGCTGGCGAACGGCGCGTCGACCAGGATCTGCCGCAGGTAGTCGCGGTTGGATTCCACGCCGTACAGCACCGAGTCGGCCAGGGCCTGGTTCAGTGCGGCGCTGGCTTGGTCGCGGGTCGCTGCCCAGGTGATGACCTTGGCGATCATCGGGTCGAAGTAGGGCGGAATCTCGCAACCGGCTTCGACCCAGGTGTCGATGCGCAGGGCTTTGCCATCGGCCTTGGGGAAGTCCACGGCGGTGAGCAGGCCGGGGCTCGGCTGGAAGTCGCGGCCCGGATCTTCGGCATACAGGCGCGCCTGGATGGCGTGGCCGCTGGGTTTCAATCCTTCGCTCAATTCACTAAGTGGCGCCAGGTCACCGGCCGCCAGTTCGATCATCCAGCGCACCAGATCGACGCCCCACACCTGTTCGGTGACGCCGTGCTCGACCTGCAGGCGGGTGTTCACTTCGAGGAAATAAAAGCGCGCTGCTTCGCTGTCGTAGACAAACTCCACGGTGCCGGCGCTGCGGTAGCTGACTGCCTTGGCCAGTTTGATCGCCGCCGCGCACAACTCATCGGCCATGCCGGCCGGCAGGTTGGGCGCCGGGGTTTCTTCCAGCACCTTCTGGTTGCGCCGTTGCACCGAGCAGTCGCGCACGCCGAGGGCCAGCACGTCGCCGCGACCATCGCCAAATACCTGCACTTCCAGGTGACGGGCACGCTGGATGTACTTCTCGATAAACACGCCGCTGTCGCTGAAGTTGTTCTGCCCCAGGCGCTTGACCGCCTCGAAGGCGTCGCTCAGCTCGGCGGCGCTGTTGCACACACGCATGCCGATGCCGCCGCCGCCGGCGGTGCTTTTCAGCATCACCGGGTAGCCGACTTGCTCGCCGGCGATCAGCGCGGCGTCGAGGTTTTCCAGCAGCTCGGTGCCTTCCAGCATCGGCACGCCGTGCTGCTTGGCCAGGGCGCGGGCCGTGTGCTTCAGGCCGAACACGCGCAGCTGCTCGGGTGTCGGGCCGACGAAGGCGATGCCGGCGGCTTCGCAGGCTTCGGCGAAGGCAGCGTTCTCCGAGAGGAAACCGTAGCCCGGGTGAATGGCTTTGGCGCCGGTCTGCTTGGCGACGGCAAGGATTTTGTCGACCACCAGGTAGGTGCCGGCGGCCGGGCCTTCGCCGAGGCTGAAAGCTTCATCGGCCTGTTGGATATGCAGACTGGCGGCGTCGGCCTCGGAATACACGGCCACGCCCTGTACATCGAGGGTGCGCAGGGTGCGCAGGATGCGGCAGGCAATGGCGCCGCGGTTGGCGATCAGGAGTTTGTCGAACATGGAGGTTGCCCCATGCAGTGGCGGGCCGTCCCGTCTTTAGTCGTCTGCACCGCGGTCGTCCACGGCTGAAATTCTGTTGCTAGCTGTCCGTAGGGTGGAAAACCGCGAAGCGTTTTCCACCGTGCTCTGGTGGATGTGAAAAGCGACATCCACCCTACGGCTGTTGGTCCTGCTTCTGCTGCTGTGCGGGTTGCTGCTCCAGGCACTGGCCCGAGCGGCTCTGGCACAGGCGGAACAGCCATTCGCGAAGCTGCTTCAGTCCCATACCAGCACCTCGGCCGGGGTCGGGTTCCAGCCGTTGCAGGGGTTGTTCAGTTGCGGGCAGTTGGAGATCAGCACGATGACGTCCATATGCGCGACCAGTTCGACGTACTTGCCTGGCGCGGAGATGCCGTCCTCGAAGGTCAGGCCGCCCTCGGGTGTCACCGGCACGTTCATGAAGAAGTTGATATTGGCGCCGATGTCGCGCTTCTCCAGGCGGCCGTCGTGCAGGCTGGCGCGCAGGAAGTTGTCGCGGCAGCTGTGCATATAGCGCTTGTCCAGGGCGTACCTGACCGTGTTGCTCTCCTGGGCGCAGGCACCGCCGAGGGTGTCGTGGCGCCCGCACGTGTCGGCGCTGATGGTCAGCAGCGGGTTGCCCAGGTTGGAGTAGAGAACGGTGCCGGTGGTCAGGTACACGCTGTTCTGCTTGCGCAGGGTGCGTTGCGGGTCGTAGCGCTCGCGTGGGTTCTTGGCGCTGAAGAACAGCGTGTCGACCGCTTGGTTACCTTCCAGGTCGAGCAGGCGCACGGTCTGCCCGGCTTTGACTTCGCAGAGGAACGGCTCGCCGGCTGGGATCTCGTGGCGGTAGACGGCGGCTTCGGGGTGCTTGTCGCTATGGGTAAGAGTCATGCTGGCAGCCCTTAGATATACAGACGTTCGGTGTTGTGGAAGCCGCGGCCGTTTTCCGGGCGCGAGGTGCGGCAGAGCACGCTGATGCCGTCGCTCTCGACGCGGCTCCAGCTCAGCTGCACCGGCTTGGGTGCGTACTCGGGATTCGGGTCCATTGGGTGCTGCAGGGCGGTGAGCACCACCAGGGTGTCCATCGGTGCGTACAGCTCGATGTAGTCGCCGGCCTTGGAGTTGCCGGGTTCGAAATGGAAGCGGCCGTCGCCGTCGACGCTGACTTTGCTGAACAGGTTGAGCGCCATCAGCAGGTCCTGCAGGTTCAGGTTCCACTTGCCCATTTCCACCAGCAGGTTGTCCACGCCGTTGCGGAAGTAGCCGTTGCGCAGCTCCTGGTAGCGCCCGGCACCGTACTTCTCGGTGACTTCCTCGGCATTCAGCACGCCGCCGAAGCTGTCATGCCAGCCGCAGGTGTCGGCGGTAATCGCAGCGAGCACGCGGCCCATGTCCGAGTACAGGCAGTGGCCGGCGGTGAGCTTGGCGGTGTGCTGGCACTTGAGGGTGTCCGGCAGGTTGAGGCGCTCGCTTTTCTCGGCGGCGGAAAGCAGCAGCAGGCTGACGTTGGCGCCACCTTCGAGATCGGTGATGCGCAGCAGCTGGCCACGCTTGAGGACGAAGGAGGTGTGGCCGCCGCCGGGTACGAGTTCCTCGTACAGGCTGGGGCGCAGGGTCAGGGATGCGGTCATGGTTGCTCCTTACAGGGCCGGTTGCGGGGTGCCGGTGATGTGCGCCGGCAGCGCCTCGACGGCGGCGCGGGTGGCGCGGCGGTCGCTGTTCAGGGGGATGTCATAGGTGATGCGCGCGCCGAAGGCGTTCGGTGCGTGCGGGTCGATACGGGTCTTGTCGAACACCAGCAGGCGGGTGCCGAGGCTGAAGCCTTCACTCAGGTCGTGGGTGACCATAAATACGGTCAGCTTGGTCTCGTTCCACAGCTCCAGCAGCAGGGCGTGCATGTCCTTGCGAATGCCCGGGTCCAGCGCGCCGAAGGGCTCGTCGAGCAGCAGCACGCGCGGCTTCATGATCAGCGCCTGGGCGATGGCCAGGCGTTGCTGCATGCCGCCGGAGAGCTGGCTGGGGTATTTGTCCAGGGCGTGGCCGAGGCCGACTTTCTTGAGGATGACTGCCGCCTGTTCGCGGGCGTCGCGCTTGGCGGCGCCGAACAGGCGACCGAGCAGCGGTGAACGTGGCAGCTCCAGGCCGATGGCGACGTTGTCCAGCACGCTCAGGTGCGGGAACACCGAGTAGCGCTGGAACACCACGCCACGGCTGCTATCCGGCTCGCCGGCCAGCGGCTGGCCAGCCAGCAGAATCTCGCCACGGCTGGCGCGCTCCTGGCCCAGCAGCAGGCGCAGAAAGGTCGACTTGCCGCAGCCGGACGCGCCGACCAGGGTGCAGAACTCGCCCTCGTTGATGCTCAGGTTCAGGCGCTCCAGAACAACCTGATCGGCGTATTCCTGCCACACGTTTTTGACTTCGATGAAGGCGCTCATGCTTTTGCTCCTTCATACCAGGGGAAGACCAAGCGGGTGGTCTGCCGCAGGCCCAGGTCCATCAGCCAGGCGAGCAGGGTGATCCACACCACGTACGGCAGGATCACGTCCATCGCCATATAGCGACGCACGAGGAAGATGCGGTAACCCAGGCCGTCGGTGGCGGCGATGGCTTCGGCGGCGATCAGGAACAGCCAGGCCGAGCCCAGCACCAGGCGCAGGGCGATCAGCAGGCGCGGCAGCAACTGCGGCAGCACCACGCGCAGGATCAGGGTCCAGGTGCTGGCGCCGAGGGTCTGCGCCTTGATCAGGATTTCCTGGGGGATTTCGCGGGCGCGCTGTTCCAGGTCGCGGGCTAATACGGGGGTAATGCCGATCACGATCAGCATCACTTTGGATAATTCGCCGAGGCCGAAAACGATAAACAGGATCGGCAGGATCGCCAGCGGTGGCACCATCGACAGCACGGTCAGCAGCGGCGACAGCGGCGCGCGGAACAACGGCAGGATGCCCGCCGCGATGCCCAGGCACAGGCCGACCAGCGCGGCGATGCCAATGCCCATGCCGAGGCGGGCCAGGCTGGCGGCACTGTCCTGCCAGAACAGGTAGTTTCCGCTGCGTTTGTCCTCGGTAAAGGCCAGGCGGTCGATGGCGTCGGCCATCTGCGCCGCGCTGGGCAGCAGCTTGTCGTTGGGGTTGTCCGTCAGCCGCGCCGCCGAACCCATGAAGTAGGCGAACAGCAGCAGGGCGAAGGGCAGCAGGATCAGCAGCAGGCGGCCGCCGCGGTCCGGGTGTCGGTTGATCAGGCGCATGGATGCATCTCTGAGAGCAGATTCCCTCTCCCCCGGCCCCTCTCCCATGAATGGGAGAGGGGGAGGGAAAGCCTTAGAACCGGTCTCGGATCTCTTGATCGTCGGCCATCCTGCGTTGAAATTGGGCTCGGGCTGCTCATTTACAGCTCGTAAACTCCGCGCCCTCGCCCAATTTCGCCTTGCCTGGCTCTAGCTCAAAAAATCCTAAACAGGTTCTTACAGCGTGCCGTCGGCTGCCATCTGCATAAACGAAGGGTCGAAGCGCAGCTTGAGGTTGCCTTGGTCGCCGGTGGTCACATCCTTGGCGAAGCCCATGCCGATGGCGTCGGCACTTTTCGCGCCTTCACCGAGCAGGCCGTGGCTGAAGGAGAACTCGGCCACCTTGCTCATGGTCGCCGGCAGTTTCGGGCTGTTGGCGAAGGCCACGGCATCCTTGGCGCTGTAGAACATCTTGGTGGCAGCCAGCTGCGCTTCGTAGCCGGCCAGGTCGGTGCCGGAGGTCTTGGCCATGTGCTCGC
Encoded here:
- a CDS encoding TrkH family potassium uptake protein; protein product: MTLPTLRTLAFINGIFLVTLAIAMLVPIATLLVYQQPQGINAFLWSSLITFIAGITMVAQGRPQNTQLRPRDMYMLTVSSWVLVSIFAALPFVFTQQVSFTDAYFESMSGITATGATIFTGLDGMSRGVLIWRSLLHWLGGIGFIAMAVAILPMLRIGGMRLFQTESSDRSDKVMPRSHMVAKYMVLAYVGLSSLSVLAFWLAGMNLFDAINHAMSAIATGGFSTSDASLAKWQEPAVHWVAVVVMILGSLPFVLYVSTLRGNLKALLRDQQVQGFFILLLSSWLILACWKWSTTDLHWLDTLRHVAVNITSVMTTTGFALGDYHLWGPFASMMFFYLGFVGGCSGSTAGGLKVFRFQVAYILLKANLLQLVHPRAVIKQQYNRHRLDEEIARSILAFAFFYTITIASLALIVAMTGMDWITSLSGAAAMVSGVGPGMGEMIGPAGNYAAMPDLAKWALTLGMLIGRLEILTVLVLLMPSFWRH
- a CDS encoding TrkH family potassium uptake protein, which produces MAFSTLRIIGFIIGIFLITLAVSMALPMLTLLAFDRTDDLNEFLWSSLITFIAGLALVIRGRPQHMHLRPRDMYLLTTASWVVVCAFAALPMVLIAHISYTDAFFETMSGITTTGSTIFVGLDSMSPGILIWRSMLHWLGGIGFIGMAVAILPLLRVGGMRLFQTESSDWGEKVMPRSHMAAKYILLIYLAFTLLGFLAFWAAGMTPFEAINHSMASISTGGFSTSDSSLANWQQPAVHWVAVLFMIVGGLPFTLYVATLRGHRRALLRDHQVRGFLGFLLLTWLVFGTWLWANSDHAWLDAFRIVAVNVTSVVTTTGFALGDYTTWGSFAVLLFFYLTFVGGCSGSTSGGLKIFRFQVAFVLLKANLQQLVHPRAVIKQQYNNHNLDEDIVRSLITFSFFFTITIGVIALGLTLVGLDWVTALTGAATAVCNVGPGLGPTIGPAGNFSTLPDAAKWLLTIGMLLGRLEILTVLVLFTRAFWKH
- a CDS encoding nitroreductase family protein gives rise to the protein MQALDLLLNRVSVGRLLEPAPDAAQRELLFRAALRAPDHGQLRPWRFLTIEGAARAKLGELFASALQAGNSEVKSEALDKARAMPLRAPLLVAVIARLTAPHKVPEQEQLLSAGCAAHGMLLAAHAQGLGAMWRTGELCYNAQVMTGLGLAANERIVGFLYLGSVEGERRTPPALAPADFVDSWQG
- the atzF gene encoding allophanate hydrolase, whose translation is MSHQFDLRLGALKSAYSDGSLTPRQLISALHEQAAALNPEFKLFIHLLSLAELEPYLAALDGKSPAELPLFGVPFAIKDNIDLAGVPTTAACPAFAYVPDTSATLVAQLIALGAVPMGKTNLDQFATGLNGTRSPYGECRNSLHPAYPSGGSSAGSALAVALGVASFALGTDTAGSGRVPAALNNLVGLKATKGLISTAGLVPACRTLDCVTYFTATAFEASQLLALTAKLDARDEYSRANPLWNDASAFGKPRAGFRFGVPTQLEFLGCAESPALFANTIEQLKALGGEAVEIDFAPFLEAARLLYEGPWVAERYSVAGALIEQQPDAVLPVIKAVLEQAPGVSGVDTFRAQYRLQALKAICDRILAEVDCILTPAYPRPVTLDELHAEPVKRNSDLGYYTNFMNMLDYAAVAVPAGFMANGLPWGVTLFGRAFTDQYLLGLADGLQRQHGLPLSGERSLDAQVPATLARNDRARVVVCGAHLDGLPLNWQLKQRGGRLLQATRSSPDYQLYALAGGPPFRPGMVRVAEGGVAIAVEVWELPSAELGSFLTGIPAPLGLGKVQLADGSWETGFICEPYGLAGAVDITHFGGWKAYMQSKG
- the uca gene encoding urea carboxylase, whose protein sequence is MFDKLLIANRGAIACRILRTLRTLDVQGVAVYSEADAASLHIQQADEAFSLGEGPAAGTYLVVDKILAVAKQTGAKAIHPGYGFLSENAAFAEACEAAGIAFVGPTPEQLRVFGLKHTARALAKQHGVPMLEGTELLENLDAALIAGEQVGYPVMLKSTAGGGGIGMRVCNSAAELSDAFEAVKRLGQNNFSDSGVFIEKYIQRARHLEVQVFGDGRGDVLALGVRDCSVQRRNQKVLEETPAPNLPAGMADELCAAAIKLAKAVSYRSAGTVEFVYDSEAARFYFLEVNTRLQVEHGVTEQVWGVDLVRWMIELAAGDLAPLSELSEGLKPSGHAIQARLYAEDPGRDFQPSPGLLTAVDFPKADGKALRIDTWVEAGCEIPPYFDPMIAKVITWAATRDQASAALNQALADSVLYGVESNRDYLRQILVDAPFASGSPWTRCLEGLVYQANTFEVLSAGTQTTVQDFPGRLGYWAVGVPPSGPMDDRALRLGNRLLGNNEGAAGLEITMSGPLLRFNTDAVVAVTGAAIPLTLDGAEQPMNTALLIKAGSTLSLGTIAGSGARSYLTLRGGLQVPEYLGSKSTFTLGQFGGHGGRALRAGDVLHIPALSDLKAGAQLPTALCTALPAVREIRVIYGPHGAPEYFTPAYIDTFLTTDWEVHFNSSRTGVRLIGPKPEWVRDSGGEAGLHPSNIHDNPYAIGAVDFTGDMPVILGPDGPSLGGFVCPVTIIEADLWQLGQLKAGDKVRFIPVDIATARELAKAKSLECASLCRSQLAGDPSVSLIASKLAPTQASALTSPIVLDIGQADKRLVARLSGDTHLLLEIGQAELDLVLRFRGHALMQALEAKQLKGVIDLTPGIRSLQVHYQPETLPLQQLLDTVAGEWDAVCNAQDLKVPSRIVHLPLSWDDPACQLAIDKYMTTVRKDAPWCPSNLEFIRRINDLPNLDEVYRTVFDASYLVMGLGDVYLGAPVATPLDPRHRLVTTKYNPARTWTAENSVGIGGAYMCVYGMEGPGGYQFVGRTLQMWNRYREVAAFHGKPWLLRFFDQIRFYPVGAEELLQIRRDFPLGRYELRIEDSELALADYQDFLTEEAEGIDAFRTQQRAAFDAERQRWIASGQAHYESEEVVAELDDDAPLSAGQHSIDSHIAGNLWQVQVEAGSTVKAGDVLVILESMKMEIPLLAPRDGVVREVRVQPGSPVRAGQRVVVLEEA